Proteins found in one Saccharomyces kudriavzevii IFO 1802 strain IFO1802 genome assembly, chromosome: 11 genomic segment:
- the SKDI11G2260 gene encoding uncharacterized protein (similar to Saccharomyces cerevisiae YKR015C), producing the protein MFLDYSGYEALTEINSSFGKYILLLQQFEGCWALKGRLQMLKDLGKEFKVFEKLNVEHFKKSNDMVHRFYTMVISLKQIMEIGPLIRRSPAVLIVEFECPVEDCLDELDPLHPLNKAYIFIYKQWTYYHQYYIVEKIKKLILKMAPVREDDWSVLHKVVYCDGFAERRYKKKKYVGDVYIPQPLLKSSRITTISRFSQLTKIVKVRVYRFNTTALCDPGNLSKNNLQVQELKDKDLPNLIWTLEPEKFYVDMKPYRKYLEGKKEREETELRLQAEIQKRKIQEESNERDSNEVNVPPGLKNIMKTPLANSVVNIFNNYTAVVTGIATVVSGKNEGILQKDGDISETTNSELVQQSRSQTQIDSDTPINSAYFRPGFQDNHEHNTSWNTTMRDIDPVNMNEQCARVWRKEQQMLGLEKSRFFRRKLQEDGTVVRKKQSKKQGNSSEGRIELQNVIVGTKIASTAGNNNNLGKKCNKKETHGLVRQYLKVKLNILSPENSIQQEKDNKKYVDVIKYNMSNIRKINNMSKRNGETAPTNLTDIRFKDVMTVKFRGLKAKFRRFKINT; encoded by the coding sequence ATGTTTCTGGACTATTCTGGATATGAAGCCCTTACTGAAATTAATTCTTCCTTTGGGAAATATATTTTGCTTTTACAGCAATTTGAAGGTTGTTGGGCGTTGAAAGGCCGGCTCCAAATGCTCAAGGATCTCGGAAAAGAATTCAAAGTATTCGAGAAGTTAAATGTGGAGcatttcaagaaatctaaCGACATGGTTCATAGATTCTACACTATGGTAATCTCTCTGAAACAAATTATGGAGATCGGGCCATTAATCAGGCGTAGCCCTGCTGTATTAATTGTGGAATTTGAATGTCCAGTAGAAGACTGCCTGGATGAGTTGGACCCGCTGCATCCGCTCAATAAGGCCTACATATTCATTTATAAGCAATGGACCTATTACCATCAATACTACATAGttgagaaaataaagaaattgattcTAAAAATGGCTCCGGTAAGGGAAGATGATTGGAGTGTCCTCCATAAGGTTGTTTATTGTGATGGATTCGCAGAAAGACgatataaaaagaagaaatacgTGGGTGATGTTTATATTCCGCAACCGCTACTAAAAAGCAGTAGAATCACCACTATTTCCAGATTTTCTCAACTTACTAAAATTGTCAAAGTCAGGGTCTACAGATTCAACACTACAGCACTCTGTGATCCAGGAAATTTGAGCAAAAATAATCTTCAAGTTCAAGAACTTAAAGATAAAGACCTCCCAAATCTTATCTGGACTCTGGaacctgaaaaattctatGTTGATATGAAACCCTACAGGAAATACCTggaaggaaagaaagaaagagaagaaacaGAGCTCAGGTTACAAGCTGAAatacagaagagaaaaattcagGAGGAAAGCAATGAGAGAGACAGTAATGAGGTCAATGTACCTCCAGGATTGAAAAACATCATGAAAACCCCTCTTGCCAATAGCGTTGttaatatttttaataattACACCGCTGTCGTAACAGGTATTGCAACAGTAGtaagtggaaaaaatgaaggcattttacaaaaagatGGTGATATATCAGAAACTACAAACAGTGAGTTGGTCCAACAGTCTAGAAGCCAAACTCAAATTGATTCAGATACACCAATAAACAGTGCATATTTTCGGCCAGGATTCCAGGATAACCATGAACATAACACTTCATGGAATACAACCATGCGAGATATAGATCCAGTCAATATGAATGAACAATGTGCCAGAGTTTGGAGAAAAGAGCAGCAAATGCTGGGATTGGAAAAGTCTAGATTCTTTCGAAGAAAACTCCAAGAAGATGGGACGGTAGTGAGAAAGAAACAGTCCAAGAAACAAGGAAATAGTTCCGAAGGACGCATAGAACTCCAGAACGTCATTGTTGGAACGAAAATAGCATCTACTGCCggtaacaataacaacTTGGgcaaaaaatgcaataaaaaagaaactcaTGGCCTGGTCAGACAATACCTTAAGGTTAAACTCAACATTTTATCTCCTGAAAACAGCattcaacaagaaaaggacaataaaaaatacGTTGACGTaataaaatataatatGAGCAATATTAGGAAGATCAATAACATGTCCAAAAGGAATGGAGAAACTGCACCCACCAACTTGACAGATATCCGCTTCAAAGATGTTATGACTGTAAAGTTTAGGGGGTTGAAGGCCAAATTTAGAAGGttcaaaataaatactTGA